The genomic segment CTTTCGAAGAGCCGAAGCCCAAGGTAAGAAAGGAGTCGTCTTTCTTTTGGAGTCCGAACGTTGCGAAGACTGCAAAGAGGCTCAGACCAAATTAGAAACGTTACAGGAAAGCGGTTGGGAATTCATTCGGATTCCACCTCAAACCGTCGACTGGGAGAATTTGCTCGCGGACGATCGATTTGCGGAAATTAAGCCCGGCTTGGATGCGGGAAGGCCTGTTTGGGGAGCCTGGAATCTAGGCGAAGAAATTCTCTATTTAGGAGAAGGGCTTCCGGACCGGATGACTTTAGACAGGATCCGAGACTGGGGGAAATCCAAGGATACGCAGAGCGCACCTTAGAAGAATACAATCCCGTTACGCGATTAAGCGTCTTTTTTTAGGAATTCCGAAATGGAGTTCTTATCCTTTTCCAAGGAATGGCGGTGAATCTCTTCGATCACCGTTTCAATCACGGAGCCCATGAGAAAGACTCCCGAATTGACTTTTACTTCGTAGCTTCTTTCGGACTCGTTCGGCCCGAGCGATTTGTATACGGAGAACCCTTTGATCGTAACGATGGAGTCGTTGCCGGGAGGAGCGATCGTGAACTCGTGGGTGTTTGTCGAAATATCGAATACGGAATCTTCCAACAAGGAAGGATCGGAGAGCAGGGTCGCAAGGACCTTGGGTAAGGACTCGGCCAATTTTACTTTTCTTTTCTGGAAGATCTTATCTCCTTCCTTTCTTTCTTCCAGAAGCTCCACGTTTTTCAACTCCGGAAAGCGATCTAAGTATTTGTATCGATCCTCCCTCGCTCTGAGAAGATCCGCCAGAGGCACGGGGAAGGTTTGTACTACTTTATATTGTTTCATTCCGCTGTTCCTGGAAAAATGGTTTAGCCGTTTCTCGGGCAGTTTGTAGGCGTTTCCCCGCTCAGGAAACCCTTTTTTCCTTTCTGTGGGAAGGAAAAATCAGCATGACAGGGATTCGAGAAAGAGGGCTGATGACTGTAGATAAATCCACACGGGTCGGATATTCCTTTCGGCTTATTTTTTCCGATCTGTGTTCGAAAATTACGATCAAGCAGCTTCTTTATAATTCACAGAATGAAAGATAGAACTTGGATAGAGCTTTCTAGAGAAGCAGTCTCCTTTAACCTTAAGAATTTCCGCTCCTTAATTCCAGCAAAGACCAGGCTCGCAGCCATCGTGAAATCCAACGCATACGGACACGGGCTTTTGGAAATGGCGGAGCTTGCCGTAGAAGGCGGCGCCGATCTATTAGGAGTCAACTCCTTGGAGGAGGCGATCCCTTTAAGGAAACGTTATCCTAATCTTCCTATTCTGATCATGGGAGAGATTCCGGATTTGGAATATAGAAGGAAAGAAGTCTCCGATCCGAATTACTGGATCATTGTTTCCCGCACGGAAAGCGTTCGGGCTCTCGCGAAATGCGACCCTTCTCCTCAAATCCATCTTAAGGTAGATACTGGAATGGGGCGTTTAGGATCTTTCGGAGAAGAATTGGAAAAGATCTTCTCCGAATTGAAAAAAGAAGGGTTACCCATTCATGGAATCGCGACCCATTTCGCTAGTACCGAAGACGTATTAGAGCAAAAATATTCCAAAGAACAAACGGATCGTTTCAACGAGGCGATACGGATAGCGGAAAAATACGGTTTTACTTCCCTAATAAAACACGCTTGCGCATCCGCTTCGACTATGTTGTTTCCCGAAGCACATCACGATTTGGTAAGAATTGGAATCTCCCTCTACGGACTCTGGCCCAGTCTCCAGACAAGACTTTCCCTCCATCTCACAGGTAAGAAGGACTTTCGACTTTCTCCCGTTCTCGCCTGGAAGACCAGAATCGTACACCTCAAGGATCTACCCGAAGATTCCTATGTGGGCTACGGATCCACCTACCAAACGAGCGCACCTACCAAGGTCGCCGTCGTTCCCGTGGGATATTACGAAGGACTAGATAGAAAGTTATCCAATAACGGAGTCATGCTCGTTCGAGGCAAGAAAGCCAAGATTCTGGGGAGAATCTGTATGAACATGACGATGTTGGATGTCACACATATCCATGGGGTCGAAATCGGAGACACCGTGACCGTAATCGGTAAGGACGGAGAAGAAGAAGTCTCCGCCGACGATCATGCGAATTGGACTTATACGATCAATTACGAAGTGACGACTCGGATCAGCGAATCCGTTCCGAAGACCGTCATTTAAACAGGAAATATACACTATGAACGGCGCAGAGAAGGAAGAGAAAAGGACGAATAACGGTACTAAACCAGTATTTACCACGAAGTTCTACGATGTAATGATCGGGATGGTCTATAGATTCCGAGGGATATTATTCGACTCTTTGGAGGAATATTTTCCGGCGGAAAACCCCAAGCAGATTTTGGAGGCGCCCTACCCTTCGGTGCTTATGGCCAACCATGTTTGGGAAGGAGACGTGCCCGCCCTATCCGCGGTCTATAGACATATCCATCCTTCCATCAAATTCGCGATCCCGGCAAGAGAGGATATTCTCGGCAAAGACTTCCTGGTTAAGGAATTCAAACCTAAGGGATTTCTAAAGTTCATATTCAAGATTATTGATAAGTCCATGATCATTCCCAAGTATCTGGATTATATAGGTTGCGTTCCGATCAAACGGCCTTTCCGAGATAACGCCAGAGAACTTCTGAAAAAGGGGGCTCTCAGGGAAATGGTGGAGCAGGAATGGAGCTATCTCTCAGACCGGATTTCCGAAGGAAGAAACTTATTCCTATTTCCAGAAGGAGTCTTTAATCAGGACGGATATATGAGCCAAATCAAAAAAGGAGTCTATTTCCTTCGTTCCAAATTCAAGGAGATCAATTTCACTTCTTTTACCCTTACCTACGATTACTTTTCTTCCAAGAAGACCGAATTGCATATAGGTTACGGTAAGGCTTTCCCCATACCGGAGAATACGGACGCGGATAAAGTTGCGGGAATCGTAAAGGAAAGATTGGGAGCGGGCTATGCAGTCACGGCGGGAAATTTAACGTCTTACGTTCTTCTAAAATTCGAGGGAAAAGGAGCGGAAAGTAAGGAGAAGTTATTGTCCTTAATAAAATCCTTAGCTTCTACGATACGCACCAAGCATCCCGAGATCTATGTTTCCGGCAAATTCTCCTCGGAGAAATTAGCGGAGGCTTTCGATTCTTTTTTGGAAAAAGCGAAACGTTTGGGCTTTATACAACATAACGGGCAAGAGGTCCGCTTTTTGGAGAAACTTTTTCAGCCTCCGAAAGATCTTCATAATTTAAAGAAAAAAAATCTGGTTTTATACCATAAGAATCAGCTTACCTACCATTTCGCGAAATTAGACGCCGCGTGGGCCTCTCTCGCGAAGGCTTAGGAGTAGACTTTGGCATTTTGGAATCGTTTTCGTTCCCGTAAATCTAGGATCGAGGCTTGGATCTCGGAGCCTGGCAAATTGGAGTCCAGTATCCGAAAGAGTCTGCTCTTTCTTTTTCATACTAGATTAGAGGATCTTCTTCCGGAGAACCCTTCCCTTTCCCCTTCGGCGATCGGGCTCTTCCGACTTCCGGAAGAAAAATTAAAACTTCTGGCGGAGGAGTTTCCGGTGGAGAAGGCATTTCCATATTCTTCTCTAGACGAATTTCTATCCGAGGAGTCCAGAGAAGCGATCGTAGAATTCATCGCGGGAACCCAAGCCGCTCCTTCCAAGACTTTAATTTTAGGAATTCTAAACCAACCCGAATTACAGTCCATGTTTTCGCAAGGTTTGGAGAAAGTGCTGAGCGAATTTCATAAAAAGATAAATCCTTTGCACGGAGTCTTCCAGGCGGCAGGATTGGAGAAGCAAATCTCGCAATTTCTATCTTCCCTTTTGCCAACCTTTACGGAGAGATTGGCGGACTTCGCGGCGGCGGGAGCGGAAACCCAGGAAATCCAATCCGCGATTCGCAACACTTTGAAGATTCTATTCAGTACCGGATTCGGAGAATTGGGTAGAATGAACACTAACGTCTTCGGAGCGGGATCGGACCGGATCCGTAGGGCGATAGCGTCGGACGAGAAGGTGAGATCCGCAATGGAGAATTCTTATGCGGTATTCCGGGATACTCTACTTAATCATTATCGCAAAGAGAGTCTACAGGAATTCGTGGGGCTAAGCGATACAGAGCTGGATCTCTGGATCGGAAAAGTCACTTCGGACACTGCGGATAATATCCGTAAGATACATTCCAAAAGAACTCTCACGCCACTCGTCTTAGACGTGTTGGGGGACATACTGGGATGAAGAAGGTGATCTCCACCATTCAGAACGCTTTGGAGTATCTGGATAAGTTAGGACCTCAGAAATCCTTTCAGCTTTTCCGGAATCTAGGATACGAAGCGCTTTTCTCCATTTCGGAGAAGGTGGATCATAAAAGATTACTGTTTCTAAGCCAGAATCTTTCGGAAAAAGAGATCACAAATCTCCTTCAATCCATAAGCGAATCGGTTTTGGTGGAATTGATCCAAAGTACGTTGCCTGCCGATCTGGTCTGTTACGTTAAAAATCTTCCCTTGGACGATCTGAAAAAACTCGCCGAGGCGCTGGATCCTAAGGACGTGGCGAAGATCAATCAGGATCTGGGATCCAGGAATATTCTGGATATAGTAAAGAACCTAGGAACCGAAGAAGCATTAAGATATTTGAATGCAATCGGAGTGGATTCTTTTTTGGAAATCGCCAAAGTTCTTCCTACCAAGGATTTCGTTCCTTTGGCAAAGGCTTTAACTCCGGAACAATGTGAAGAATGGATCCGAAAACGATCGGTTCGGGAAATTCCGATATTATTAAGATCCTTCGGCACAAAAAACGCCCTCAATCTAATCGAAAAGGCCGGATTTTCCAAGGTAATAAAACTTCTGGAAGTATTCGGCATCGAAGAACTGATGGAATTGGTGCATAGTCTGAACAAGATGAAATTGCCCGCTCTTAAGAAACCGACTGCTCCCAAGAAAAAGACGGTCCGTAAATCCAAGAAAGAAAAAAGAAGACGATAATTCCTTTTAAGGGTTCAAAGCCTTTCTCGCGGTAAGCACTTCTTCCCTGCTCTTTTCGATACTCTCCAATCTTTCCCGGATCAATCTCTCGAATTCGGGATTTAAGGCCTGGCTTTCAGAAGCCTTTCTATATGTTTCCAAGCCGTACTTCAAAATCTCGGTCATATCGTCCGAGCGCTTCAGCTTAGTATCCAAATAAAATCCCATCTCCTCTTTAGGAACATCCTTTCTTTCCAGAATGTCCCTTTGAATCCTATAGTAACGATCTTCCGCTTCTTTCTTCTTGGCCTGCTCTTCTTCGGAAAGCTTTTTAGGGATCAAAGAGTTATTGGGAAATTTATCGAGTAGAGGCTTGTACTTTTCGTACATCTTTTCGTAAAGCTTGGCCTTATCCTCTTCGGAAAGGCTTTCCCAATAGGATTTGGGTTTGGAAGAAGAAGAGGATTCCGGAGTTTGAGAAGAATTGGCGGATTCTTCTTCGGCAGAAGCGGAAAAATCCAGGAAGCCGGTGCCTCCTTCAAAAACGGAGTTCTCTTTTCTCAAAAGCGTTTCTTGAGAAAGGCCTCCCTGGAATTTAGAACTCTCCTTATCTTCGGATGATTCGAATAGGAGATATAAGGCAAATGCGCAGAGAAAAACAAAAACCAGTAAAAGAGTTAGTCGCTTTCGATTCATTCCGAATACAAAGGTAAAATGACCCGGAAAATACTTCCACCTTTTTGATTCGGCTCCAAGACCACGTCCCCGCCCATCTTATTGATTAAAGCTCGGCTGATGGATAATCCCAACCCGGTTCCTCCCACGGTACGATTTCTCTGATCGGGAACGCGAAAGAAACGCTCGAAAATCAATTCTTTGTATTTAGGATCGATACCTATGCCCGAGTCCGTGAATCGGATTTCGACTTTCTTTCCCGGAATCTTCTTCACGGAAACTTCGACTGTACCTTTTTCCGTATATTTCACCGCATTCACGAAGAAGTTCGTGACGATTTGAGAGAACTCGAAACGAACTCCCTTTAATTTCAAGCCGGTGGATAAATCCATCACCACCGACAAACCCTTCTCCGCTGCGGGAGGAGAATTGATATAGAGAACCTCTTCGACTACAGTAACCGGATCGAAGATTTCCTCCATCTCCTCCGAATTTTGGGAGTCCTTCTTCTCCAATTGAAGAAGATTATCGATTAGAAAATTCAGACGGCGCACATTCTTACGAATCACGTCCGCCATTTCCTTTTGCTCGTTGTTCAGGGTCAGAATCGGATCCGCAAGCAGAAGATCGAAATACCCCTGGATATTGGTCATAGGAGAACGAAGCTCATGGGAAATATTCGAAATGAATTCGTGTTTGATCTTTTCCGATTCCAATATCAAAGCGTTGTCGCTGACTTGGATCTGATAAAATCGTTTGGTTTCGGCGCTGAACCCGGTAACGCTCAAG from the Leptospira wolffii serovar Khorat str. Khorat-H2 genome contains:
- a CDS encoding DUF2505 family protein — encoded protein: MKQYKVVQTFPVPLADLLRAREDRYKYLDRFPELKNVELLEERKEGDKIFQKRKVKLAESLPKVLATLLSDPSLLEDSVFDISTNTHEFTIAPPGNDSIVTIKGFSVYKSLGPNESERSYEVKVNSGVFLMGSVIETVIEEIHRHSLEKDKNSISEFLKKDA
- the alr gene encoding alanine racemase encodes the protein MKDRTWIELSREAVSFNLKNFRSLIPAKTRLAAIVKSNAYGHGLLEMAELAVEGGADLLGVNSLEEAIPLRKRYPNLPILIMGEIPDLEYRRKEVSDPNYWIIVSRTESVRALAKCDPSPQIHLKVDTGMGRLGSFGEELEKIFSELKKEGLPIHGIATHFASTEDVLEQKYSKEQTDRFNEAIRIAEKYGFTSLIKHACASASTMLFPEAHHDLVRIGISLYGLWPSLQTRLSLHLTGKKDFRLSPVLAWKTRIVHLKDLPEDSYVGYGSTYQTSAPTKVAVVPVGYYEGLDRKLSNNGVMLVRGKKAKILGRICMNMTMLDVTHIHGVEIGDTVTVIGKDGEEEVSADDHANWTYTINYEVTTRISESVPKTVI
- a CDS encoding 1-acyl-sn-glycerol-3-phosphate acyltransferase, translated to MNGAEKEEKRTNNGTKPVFTTKFYDVMIGMVYRFRGILFDSLEEYFPAENPKQILEAPYPSVLMANHVWEGDVPALSAVYRHIHPSIKFAIPAREDILGKDFLVKEFKPKGFLKFIFKIIDKSMIIPKYLDYIGCVPIKRPFRDNARELLKKGALREMVEQEWSYLSDRISEGRNLFLFPEGVFNQDGYMSQIKKGVYFLRSKFKEINFTSFTLTYDYFSSKKTELHIGYGKAFPIPENTDADKVAGIVKERLGAGYAVTAGNLTSYVLLKFEGKGAESKEKLLSLIKSLASTIRTKHPEIYVSGKFSSEKLAEAFDSFLEKAKRLGFIQHNGQEVRFLEKLFQPPKDLHNLKKKNLVLYHKNQLTYHFAKLDAAWASLAKA
- a CDS encoding magnesium transporter MgtE N-terminal domain-containing protein, with the translated sequence MKKVISTIQNALEYLDKLGPQKSFQLFRNLGYEALFSISEKVDHKRLLFLSQNLSEKEITNLLQSISESVLVELIQSTLPADLVCYVKNLPLDDLKKLAEALDPKDVAKINQDLGSRNILDIVKNLGTEEALRYLNAIGVDSFLEIAKVLPTKDFVPLAKALTPEQCEEWIRKRSVREIPILLRSFGTKNALNLIEKAGFSKVIKLLEVFGIEELMELVHSLNKMKLPALKKPTAPKKKTVRKSKKEKRRR
- a CDS encoding LIC_20245 family lipoprotein; this translates as MNRKRLTLLLVFVFLCAFALYLLFESSEDKESSKFQGGLSQETLLRKENSVFEGGTGFLDFSASAEEESANSSQTPESSSSSKPKSYWESLSEEDKAKLYEKMYEKYKPLLDKFPNNSLIPKKLSEEEQAKKKEAEDRYYRIQRDILERKDVPKEEMGFYLDTKLKRSDDMTEILKYGLETYRKASESQALNPEFERLIRERLESIEKSREEVLTARKALNP